A single window of Zea mays cultivar B73 chromosome 10, Zm-B73-REFERENCE-NAM-5.0, whole genome shotgun sequence DNA harbors:
- the LOC100276554 gene encoding uncharacterized protein LOC100276554, with amino-acid sequence MESKCVNDQDTLIDLESGNGTAVINHSNDLESGCVCACANGCPRDDRNNQHMDCSSPASDAVARSGDDRKSEGEEKLGLGLLDSSGGDKAKKKRSKKKPPRPPRPLTPTPLDVSDQKLLNELSELAVLKRARVERMKALKKMKNAKQGFSGGNLCPLIVTVIFCVVILWQGFFSGHGPAVSFHGSPESSIRGTRSSLISIRFYKNHSNTRPPPFSETTAAPDNVVETGPRLRNRNQARRLLAR; translated from the exons ATGGAGTCTAAGTGTGTGAACGACCAGGACACCTTGATCGACCTGGAGAGTGGCAACGGCACTGCAGTGATCAACCATAGCAACGACCTGGAGAGTGGTTGCGTGTGTGCGTGCGCCAACGGATGTCCGAGGGATGACAGGAACAACCAGCACATGGACTGCTCTTCACCGGCTTCGGACGCCGTTGCTAGAAGTGGAGACGACAGGAAGTCCGAGGGGGAGGAGAAGCTGGGCCTGGGCCTTCTGGACAGCTCGGGAGGGGACAAGGCGAAGAAGAAGCGGTCGAAGAAGAAGCcgccgcggccgccgaggccgctGACGCCTACGCCGCTGGACGTCTCTGACCAGAAGCTCCTCAACGAGCTGAGCGAGCTTGCCGTGCTGAAGCGGGCGAGGGTCGAGCGGATGAAGGCCTTGAAGAAGATGAAGAACGCCAAGCAAGGGTTCTCGGGTGGCAATCTGTGCCCCCTGATCGTCACCGTTATCTTCTGCGTCGTCATTCTCTGGCAAG GTTTCTTCTCGGGACACGGGCCGGCGGTGAGCTTCCATGGATCACCGGAATCGTCGATCAGGGGGACGCGCAGCAGTCTGATCTCCATCAGGTTCTACAAGAACCATTCCAACACGAGGCCACCACCATTCAGCGAGACCACTGCAGCTCCCGA TAACGTAGTAGAGACCGGTCCGAGGCTCAGGAATCGTAACCAAGCGAGAAGGCTACTAGCTCGGTGA
- the LOC100279270 gene encoding Long chain acyl-CoA synthetase 1-like, protein MEANPKNTFTIKVEDGKPGKDGRLAVGPVFRSVLAKDGFPQLEPDMKTSWDVFRVAAVKYADNRMLGWRPFKDGVPGPYLWKSYKEIYDEVLQAGSALQKLGVQPGSRVGIYGANCPQWIVAMQACNGYSLVCVPLYDTLGAGAVDYIIDHAEIDVVFIQDKKIKEILSPNCKSAKRLKALVAFTSATTEQNKEADQIGIKMYAWDDFLKVGKDNPRQPCPPQASDICTVMYTSGTSGQPKGVMLTHESHAMYVKGVDLFMDQFDDKMTTDDVFLSFLPLAHILDRMIEEYFFHKGASIGYYHGDLNALRDDIVELKPTLLVGVPRVYERIYEGILKAIAELRPLRRVIFNALYNRKLASMKAGYSHKTASPFADMLAFRKVKARLGGRLRLLISGGAPLSNEIEEFMRVTTCAYFIQGYGLTETLGPSTVCYIDDMALVGSAGVPATYTEIRLEEVPEMGYNPLGVPSRGEICIRGKSLFAGYYKSPELTNEAIVDGWFHTGDIGEMTPDGILKVIDRKKNIFKLSQGEYVAVEYLEKVYGFPPLVEDIWVYGDSFRSSLVAVVNPHQENTMKWAESNGYKGSFDEICKLEGLKEYILKELAAVAQKNKLRGFEYIKGVVLDPVPFDIERDLVTATMKKKRKNMLNYYQSEIDTIYKKLEAQKSAARAK, encoded by the exons ATGGAGGCGAATCCGAAGAACACCTTCACGATCAAAGTGGAGGACGGGAAGCCCGGGAAGGACGGCCGGCTGGCGGTCGGACCGGTGTTCCGGAGCGTTCTGGCCAAGGATGGGTTCCCGCAGCTTGAGCCTGACATGAAGACATCATGGGACGTGTTCAG GGTAGCAGCAGTCAAGTATGCCGACAACCGGATGCTCGGATGGCGTCCGTTCAAAGATGGAGTG CCAGGGCCCTACTTGTGGAAATCATACAAGGAGATCTACGACGAGGTGCTGCAAGCAGGCTCTGCGTTGCAGAAGCTGGGAGTGCAGCCA GGTTCCCGGGTGGGGATCTACGGAGCGAACTGTCCTCAGTGGATAGTGGCAATGCAG GCTTGCAATGGCTATAGTCTAGTCTGTGTCCCACTGTACGATACTTTAG GTGCGGGAGCTGTCGACTACATCATCGATCATGCCGAGATCGATGTTGTCTTCATACAGGACAAGAAAATAAAAGAG ATACTGTCCCCAAACTGCAAGTCTGCCAAGAGACTGAAAG CATTGGTGGCGTTCACTTCGGCGACAACTGAACAGAACAAAGAAGCGGATCAAATTGGGATCAAAATGTATGCCTGGGACGATTTCTTGAAAGTG GGGAAGGATAATCCTCGTCAACCTTGCCCTCCGCAAGCAAGTGACATCTGCACTGTCATGTACACGAGTGGGACAAGCGGACAGCCCAAAGGTGTGATGCTGACCCATGAAAGCCACGCCATGTATGTGAAAGGGGTGGACCTCTTCATGGACCAGTTTGATGATAAG ATGACAACAGATGATGTCTTCCTGTCGTTTCTCCCGCTTGCTCACATCCTTGACCGCATGATCGAAGAGTATTTCTTTCACAAAGGGGCCTCAATTGGCTACTACCACGGA GATCTGAATGCCTTGAGGGACGACATTGTGGAGCTGAAGCCGACTCTACTGGTTGGGGTGCCCCGAGTGTACGAAAGGATTTATGAAG GTATCTTGAAGGCCATTGCGGAACTCAGACCTCTAAGAAGGGTCATCTTTAATGCTTTGTACAACCG CAAACTGGCAAGCATGAAAGCAGGCTACTCGCACAAAACCGCTTCACCTTTCGCGGACATGCTGGCTTTTCGCAAG GTCAAGGCAAGGCTTGGAGGTCGTCTTCGCTTACTGATTTCAGGAGGGGCTCCGTTGAGTAATGAGATCGAGGAGTTCATGAGAGTGACCACCTGTGCATACTTCATCCAAGGCTATG GTTTAACAGAAACACTGGGACCTAGCACTGTCTGCTACATCGACGACATGGCCCTGGTCGGAAGCGCTGGTGTGCCTGCCACCTACACCGAAATTCGGCTGGAAGAAGTGCCCGAGATGGGTTATAATCCACTCGGCGTTCCTTCGCGTGGTGAAATCTGCATCCGGGGAAAATCCCTCTTCGCTGGGTACTACAAAAGTCCAGAACTCACAAACGAAGCCATCGTTGATGGGTGGTTTCATACAG GTGACATTGGAGAGATGACCCCAGACGGGATCTTGAAGGTGATTGACAGAAAAAAGAACATATTTAAGCTGTCGCAAGGGGAGTATGTTGCGGTTGAGTACCTGGAGAAAGTTTATGGCTTCCCTCCACTCGTTGAAGAT ATCTGGGTATACGGGGACAGTTTCAGATCAAGTTTAGTTGCAGTAGTCAATCCACACCAAGAAAACACAATGAAGTGGGCAGAGTCCAATGGCTACAAGGGTTCTTTTGATGAAATCTGCAAACTTGAAGGACTCAAAGAGTACATCCTGAAAGAGCTGGCAGCCGTTGCGCAGAAGAACAAG CTACGAGGCTTCGAGTACATCAAAGGCGTAGTGTTGGATCCTGTGCCTTTTGACATCGAGAGGGATTTGGTGACTGCAACAATGAAGAAGAAGAGAAAGAATATGCTGAACTATTACCAG TCTGAGATTGACACAATATACAAAAAGCTGGAGGCGCAGAAGAGTGCTGCCAGAGCTAAGTGA
- the LOC118473516 gene encoding ATP-dependent DNA helicase pif1-like, whose protein sequence is MSDEALKNQLIEELTTLFSRRGSRIQDFNLPTRSDSPCLVNSNRFIDDELSYDISIMQTESEMLTSRLNNDQLHAFKTITETVLANKAGFYFVSGYGGTGKTYLWNSIITFLRSRKQIVLSVASSGVASLLLPGGRTARSRFKIPCELEETTVCDIKCGTMLSELVQVASLIIWDEALMTHRFAFEALDRSFRDILASSSPMAKNLPFGGKVVVLGGDLRQTLPVIEGGTRSQIVNSAIINSSLWSHVHILHLTQNMRLLMPSLSQEERQELSQFSKWMLDVGEGKIDATSQEGEDEPTWIEIPQDLLLMPEGDKIACIVHTIYEKLNENYMRLEYLKSRAILTPTNDTVDSINEYIVSLNPEDAKEYLSCDKIIKAPNTHESYDLLYPVEFLNTLNGNSFPQHRIILKKGTPVMLLRNLNQSEGLCNGTRLLITSLCDKVIEGQIMTGIHRSKNVLIPRISLTLKNTKWPFVLQRRQYPIKMTQANAVLRPET, encoded by the exons ATGAGTGATGAGGCCCTAAAAAATCAGCTGATAGAAGAACTCACTACATTATTCAGCAGAAGAGGAAGTCGAATACAGGATTTCAATTTACCAACTAGATCTGACTCACCTTGTTTAGTGAATTCAAATCGCTTTATTGATGATGAACTATCATATGACATTTCTATTATGCAAACTGAATCCGAAATGTTGACATCAAGATTAAATAATGACCAATTGCATGCATTCAAGACTATTACAGAAACTGTTTTGGCAAACAAAGCAGGCTTTTATTTCGTGTCGGGTTATGGTGGTACAGGGAAAACATATTTATGGAATTCCATCATAACATTCCTACGTAGTCGCAAACAAATAGTTCTATCTGTAGCATCATCTGGTGTGGCCTCTTTACTTCTACCAGGAGGACGAACCGCACGCTCTCGTTTTAAAATTCCATGTGAATTAGAAGAAACAACAGTATGTGACATCAAATGTGGCACGATGCTTTCTGAGTTAGTTCAGGTTGCATCATTAATAATATGGGATGAAGCGCTAATGACACATAGATTTGCTTTTGAAGCTCTAGACAGGTCCTTCCGTGATATCTTGGCATCTTCGTCACCTATGGCTAAGAACTTACCCTTTGGTGGAAAGGTTGTTGTTCTAGGTGGTGATCTCAGACAAACATTGCCTGTGATTGAAGGAGGCACCCGCTCACAAATTGTTAATTCAGCAATAATCAATTCTTCTCTTTGGTCTCATGTGCACATCCTGCATCTTACACAGAATATGAGACTTCTAATGCCATCGTTGTCACAAGAAGAACGACAAGAACTATCACAATTTAGCAAGTGGATGCTCGATGTTGGGGAAGGCAAAATAGACGCTACATCACAAGAAGGTGAAGATGAGCCAACATGGATAGAAATTCCACAAGACTTGCTCCTAATGCCTGAAGGTGACAAAATCGCTTGTATAGTTCATACTATTTATGAAAAACTCAATGAAAATTATATGAGACTTGAGTATTTAAAAAGTCGTGCCATATTAACTCCAACAAATGATACAGTTGACTCGATAAATGAGTACATTGTCTCTCTTAACCCTGAAGACGCAAAAGAGTATCTAAGTTGTGACAAGATAATCAAAGCACCCAATACTCATGAATCATATGATCTTTTATATCCTGTTGAATTTTTAAATACATTGAATGGGAACAGCTTTCCACAGCATCGAATAATTCTCAAAAAAGGTACACCAGTCATGCTTCTCAGAAATTTGAACCAATCAGAAGGTCTATGCAATGGTACAAGATTGCTCATAACTTCCTTGTGTGACAAAGTGATTGAAGGTCAAATTATGACAGGTATTCACAGGTCAAAAAATGTGCTTATTCCCCGTATATCATTAACACTGAAGAATACAAAATGGCCATTCGTTCTTCAAAGACGCCAATACCCTATAAAG ATGACTCAGGCAAATGCAGTTCTAAGACCCGAAACATAG
- the LOC100276554 gene encoding uncharacterized protein isoform X2, with product MESKCVNDQDTLIDLESGNGTAVINHSNDLESGCVCACANGCPRDDRNNQHMDCSSPASDAVARSGDDRKSEGEEKLGLGLLDSSGGDKAKKKRSKKKPPRPPRPLTPTPLDVSDQKLLNELSELAVLKRARVERMKALKKMKNAKQGFSGGNLCPLIVTVIFCVVILWQGFFSGHGPAVSFHGSPESSIRGTRSSLISIRFYKNHSNTRPPPFSETTAAPEYVWIGVVPRQPHYGIRLRT from the exons ATGGAGTCTAAGTGTGTGAACGACCAGGACACCTTGATCGACCTGGAGAGTGGCAACGGCACTGCAGTGATCAACCATAGCAACGACCTGGAGAGTGGTTGCGTGTGTGCGTGCGCCAACGGATGTCCGAGGGATGACAGGAACAACCAGCACATGGACTGCTCTTCACCGGCTTCGGACGCCGTTGCTAGAAGTGGAGACGACAGGAAGTCCGAGGGGGAGGAGAAGCTGGGCCTGGGCCTTCTGGACAGCTCGGGAGGGGACAAGGCGAAGAAGAAGCGGTCGAAGAAGAAGCcgccgcggccgccgaggccgctGACGCCTACGCCGCTGGACGTCTCTGACCAGAAGCTCCTCAACGAGCTGAGCGAGCTTGCCGTGCTGAAGCGGGCGAGGGTCGAGCGGATGAAGGCCTTGAAGAAGATGAAGAACGCCAAGCAAGGGTTCTCGGGTGGCAATCTGTGCCCCCTGATCGTCACCGTTATCTTCTGCGTCGTCATTCTCTGGCAAG GTTTCTTCTCGGGACACGGGCCGGCGGTGAGCTTCCATGGATCACCGGAATCGTCGATCAGGGGGACGCGCAGCAGTCTGATCTCCATCAGGTTCTACAAGAACCATTCCAACACGAGGCCACCACCATTCAGCGAGACCACTGCAGCTCCCGA GTACGTCTGGATCGGGGTTGTGCCTCGCCAGCCCCACTATGGGATCCGCCTCCGAACTTGA